From a single Gaiellales bacterium genomic region:
- a CDS encoding DUF4190 domain-containing protein — MPERAAASLPWPPGKSAPVELCTCCGEPLAAGTDVCPKCNTDVRGGTRSQAARGSLLLGLLGLAVLPIIFSIPAIVLALRARREIARTPGLHGSDAAGWGLATGIMGTVLGIFLILTVVLGIAAPS, encoded by the coding sequence ATGCCTGAGCGGGCCGCCGCCAGCCTGCCCTGGCCGCCCGGCAAGAGCGCCCCGGTCGAGCTCTGCACCTGCTGCGGCGAGCCGCTTGCCGCCGGGACGGACGTCTGCCCGAAATGCAACACCGACGTGCGCGGCGGCACCCGCTCCCAGGCCGCCCGCGGCTCGCTGCTCCTGGGCCTGCTCGGCCTTGCGGTGCTGCCCATCATCTTCTCGATCCCGGCGATCGTGCTGGCGCTGCGGGCCCGCCGCGAGATCGCTCGCACGCCCGGCCTGCACGGCAGCGACGCCGCCGGCTGGGGCCTGGCGACCGGCATCATGGGCACCGTGCTCGGGATCTTCCTGATCCTGACCGTCGTGCTCGGTATCGCCGCCCCGAGCTGA
- a CDS encoding helix-turn-helix domain-containing protein: protein MAMPTRAERDGPGGDLAPTARGILTSAARTFADRGSAVSMTEIAARSGVGRATLYRHFPTREILLEELQRVAVESVGERLRAADLGALTCPDALDRAVRVVLSVGHEYAVVIHEQVPVPRDVADRLVRDPIRELLGRGRAEGLLRSECSLEWLEDMFVGLVQAGLQQIVRRGADLEATARAVVSAYLEGAGARHA, encoded by the coding sequence ATGGCAATGCCGACGCGTGCCGAGAGGGACGGCCCGGGCGGCGACCTCGCCCCGACGGCCCGTGGAATTCTGACGTCGGCCGCGCGCACCTTCGCGGATCGCGGCTCCGCCGTGAGCATGACCGAGATCGCCGCGCGCTCGGGTGTCGGCCGGGCCACGCTCTACCGCCACTTCCCCACCCGGGAGATCCTGCTCGAGGAGCTGCAGCGGGTGGCCGTCGAGAGCGTCGGCGAGCGTCTGCGCGCCGCCGACCTCGGCGCGCTGACCTGCCCGGACGCACTCGACCGCGCCGTGCGGGTGGTGCTCTCGGTCGGCCACGAGTATGCGGTCGTGATCCACGAGCAGGTGCCGGTGCCGCGCGACGTGGCCGACCGGCTCGTGCGCGACCCGATCCGGGAGCTGCTCGGCCGGGGCCGGGCGGAAGGGCTTCTCCGCAGCGAGTGCTCGCTGGAGTGGCTCGAGGACATGTTCGTCGGCCTCGTGCAGGCCGGCCTCCAGCAGATCGTGCGCCGCGGCGCCGACCTCGAGGCGACGGCCCGGGCCGTCGTCTCGGCCTACCTCGAGGGGGCGGGGGCGCGGCATGCCTGA
- a CDS encoding N-acetylmuramoyl-L-alanine amidase, whose amino-acid sequence MPRSRLHQSRVWALVSIAVAGICIAGPAPTQADVRSGSALDSAGLASPPRSLLSHALRPSTTSGPDYAGALWEPASPLNYTVADRPLTNPISRLVIHVAEGSWASTYTWFRNPRAEASAHYVVSSTGRVAQMVPDRDIAWHAGNWAYNESSIGIEHAGFTNLTRFPDAQYRGSARLAAWLADTYLITPDRTHVIGHYQVPDPNHRGEWGGVDHHTDPGRTWDWPRYMAYLRADAQDTYQQVVDDADPSGVRYDASVWHVATIQPGRYGASYLAAAPHSPSSPVQFRVSVPTTDRYDLLMRWPCGADSTRAGVGIHTVNGLRTATVDEARGCGEFQYVGSYNLAAGPGWRLQVSSASTGRGTIVADAFKLVEQSDPTPPAAPSVSPNPAETSIGLRWTRAGDNIAVGGYRVVVDARLRYQGTSRTFAVTGLACDTVHTVSVRALDMVSNLSAKAPVRVRTGPCPPAPTGLAATPSRNAVALRWTAPAAGLGYRVLVNGRLIRTVSGTTSAVGSLHCAVTRTFQVESVDASGSVSAPAAVDATTLAC is encoded by the coding sequence GTGCCCCGGAGCAGGCTTCATCAGTCCCGGGTCTGGGCCCTGGTCAGCATCGCCGTCGCCGGCATCTGCATCGCCGGCCCGGCTCCGACGCAGGCCGACGTCCGGTCGGGCTCCGCGCTCGACTCGGCCGGCCTGGCGTCGCCGCCGCGGTCGCTGCTCTCCCACGCGCTGCGCCCCTCGACCACGTCGGGACCGGACTACGCCGGCGCCCTGTGGGAGCCCGCCAGCCCGCTCAATTACACCGTCGCCGACCGGCCGCTGACCAACCCGATCAGCCGGCTCGTCATCCACGTGGCCGAGGGCAGCTGGGCCTCGACGTACACCTGGTTCCGCAACCCGCGCGCCGAGGCGTCGGCCCACTACGTCGTCTCGTCGACCGGCCGCGTCGCCCAGATGGTGCCCGACCGGGACATCGCCTGGCACGCCGGCAACTGGGCCTACAACGAGAGCTCGATCGGCATCGAGCACGCCGGTTTCACGAACCTCACCCGCTTCCCGGACGCCCAGTACCGCGGCTCCGCCAGGCTGGCCGCCTGGCTGGCCGACACCTACCTGATCACCCCCGATCGCACGCACGTGATCGGCCACTACCAGGTGCCCGACCCGAACCATCGCGGCGAGTGGGGCGGCGTCGACCACCACACCGATCCGGGCCGCACGTGGGACTGGCCGCGCTACATGGCCTACCTGCGCGCCGACGCGCAGGACACCTATCAGCAGGTCGTCGACGATGCGGATCCCTCGGGTGTGCGCTACGACGCCTCCGTCTGGCACGTCGCGACGATCCAGCCCGGCCGCTACGGGGCGAGCTACCTGGCGGCGGCCCCGCACTCGCCTTCGAGCCCGGTGCAGTTCCGGGTGTCAGTGCCCACGACCGACCGCTACGACCTGCTCATGCGCTGGCCGTGCGGGGCCGACTCCACGCGGGCCGGCGTGGGGATCCACACCGTGAACGGCCTGCGCACCGCGACCGTCGACGAGGCCCGCGGCTGCGGCGAGTTCCAGTACGTCGGCAGCTACAACCTGGCCGCCGGGCCGGGCTGGCGGCTACAGGTGAGCTCGGCGTCGACGGGCCGCGGGACGATCGTCGCGGACGCCTTCAAGCTGGTGGAGCAGTCCGATCCGACGCCGCCGGCCGCGCCGTCCGTCAGCCCGAACCCGGCCGAGACCTCGATCGGCCTCCGGTGGACGAGGGCGGGCGACAACATCGCCGTCGGCGGCTACCGGGTCGTCGTCGATGCGCGGCTGCGCTATCAGGGCACGAGCCGCACGTTCGCCGTCACCGGCCTCGCCTGCGACACCGTCCACACCGTCTCGGTGCGCGCGCTCGACATGGTCTCGAACCTCTCGGCCAAGGCGCCGGTCCGGGTGCGCACCGGGCCGTGCCCGCCCGCGCCGACCGGCCTGGCCGCGACGCCGTCGCGCAACGCGGTGGCGCTCCGGTGGACGGCCCCGGCCGCCGGCCTGGGCTACCGCGTGCTCGTGAACGGCCGGCTCATCCGCACCGTCAGCGGGACGACGTCGGCCGTCGGCTCGCTCCACTGCGCCGTCACGCGCACGTTCCAGGTCGAGAGCGTCGACGCGTCCGGCAGCGTCTCCGCCCCCGCGGCGGTCGACGCCACCACGCTCGCCTGCTAG
- a CDS encoding IPT/TIG domain-containing protein, which produces MAAGLLVGVLVAVPAAGAMLHGNGKIAFDRNVNHNWDIYVKQPAKGSPAVRLTTSAADDFAPSFAPDGGRIAFTSDRHGNYDVYTMNSAGRDLRRITTNPGKDAFPSWSPDGRTLAFASNRTGDWEIYTTNANGSGNLVQVTHRAGVDSLPVWSPDGTRLAFDAPRNGHYQLCVVPAGGGTITVLTSGTSRSVQPAWSPDGSKIAFATNRSGSFDIWTIAVGSGTLHRVTTDSAAEFQPAWSPDGTKLLFARATAAGQTIDVMPAGGGAATVLTGLRGNEIPHWQPVTATAVTAVSPGQGPSAGGTAVMITGHGFVAGARVRFGSAAAIHLVVHSPTSITATSPAGNPGTVDVVVTTSRGTSATSPADRFTYQ; this is translated from the coding sequence GTGGCGGCAGGGCTTCTCGTCGGCGTGCTCGTCGCCGTCCCGGCCGCCGGGGCGATGCTGCACGGGAACGGCAAGATCGCGTTCGACCGCAACGTCAATCACAACTGGGACATCTACGTCAAGCAGCCGGCCAAGGGCAGCCCGGCGGTGCGGCTGACGACCAGCGCGGCCGACGACTTCGCCCCGTCGTTCGCGCCGGACGGCGGCCGCATCGCGTTCACCAGCGACCGCCACGGCAACTACGACGTCTACACGATGAACTCCGCCGGCCGCGACCTGCGCCGGATCACGACGAACCCGGGCAAGGACGCCTTTCCCAGCTGGTCGCCGGACGGCCGCACTTTGGCGTTCGCCAGCAACCGCACCGGCGACTGGGAGATCTACACGACGAATGCGAACGGCTCCGGCAACCTGGTGCAGGTGACCCACCGGGCCGGCGTCGACAGCTTGCCGGTGTGGTCGCCGGACGGCACCCGCCTCGCCTTCGACGCCCCGCGCAACGGCCACTACCAGCTCTGCGTCGTCCCGGCGGGCGGCGGCACGATCACGGTCCTCACGAGCGGCACCTCCCGAAGCGTGCAGCCGGCCTGGTCTCCGGACGGGTCGAAGATCGCGTTCGCAACCAACCGGTCGGGCTCGTTCGACATCTGGACGATCGCCGTCGGGTCGGGGACGCTCCACCGGGTGACGACGGACTCGGCGGCGGAGTTCCAGCCGGCGTGGTCGCCGGACGGCACGAAGCTCCTGTTCGCGCGGGCCACCGCGGCCGGCCAGACGATCGACGTCATGCCCGCCGGCGGTGGAGCTGCGACGGTCCTGACCGGGCTGCGCGGGAACGAGATCCCCCACTGGCAGCCGGTCACGGCGACGGCCGTCACGGCCGTCTCCCCGGGCCAGGGGCCCTCCGCCGGGGGCACGGCCGTCATGATCACCGGGCATGGGTTCGTGGCCGGCGCCCGGGTGCGGTTCGGCTCCGCCGCGGCGATCCACCTGGTCGTCCACTCGCCGACGTCGATCACCGCGACGAGCCCGGCCGGCAATCCCGGCACCGTCGACGTCGTCGTCACCACGTCACGGGGCACGTCCGCCACTTCGCCCGCCGACCGGTTCACCTACCAGTGA
- a CDS encoding MauE/DoxX family redox-associated membrane protein, producing MVGASVAGPLVSVLAVVLVVAGGGKLRSPAAAADALRSAGLPSGALPARLVGTAEVAIGLLVLVAPARPALLLMAALYAVLAAFALRLLLAAEPAASCGCFGADAPPSPLHSGFDAGAALVALGAAFDPPPGLPELAARAPLAGVALVAGCLAAAYAVTLVLGRLPEALAAYRPRRSAA from the coding sequence GTGGTCGGCGCGTCGGTAGCGGGGCCGCTGGTCTCCGTGCTGGCGGTCGTGTTGGTGGTGGCGGGAGGTGGCAAGCTGCGCTCGCCGGCCGCCGCGGCCGATGCGCTGCGCTCGGCCGGGCTGCCCTCGGGCGCGCTCCCGGCTCGCCTCGTCGGCACGGCGGAGGTCGCGATCGGCCTCCTCGTGCTCGTCGCGCCGGCGCGGCCGGCTCTCCTGCTCATGGCCGCGCTGTACGCCGTGCTCGCCGCGTTCGCCCTTCGGCTGCTGCTGGCCGCCGAGCCGGCGGCCTCGTGCGGCTGCTTCGGCGCCGACGCGCCGCCGTCGCCGCTGCACTCCGGCTTCGACGCCGGCGCGGCCCTCGTCGCCCTGGGCGCCGCGTTCGATCCGCCCCCCGGCCTGCCGGAGCTGGCCGCGCGCGCCCCGCTTGCCGGCGTCGCCCTGGTGGCCGGCTGCCTCGCGGCCGCCTATGCCGTGACGCTCGTGCTCGGCCGCCTGCCCGAGGCGCTCGCCGCCTACCGACCGCGCCGGAGCGCCGCATGA
- a CDS encoding HRDC domain-containing protein: MELEQITTAAALGPLLDQARAEGRCAVDTEFVWERTYAPALCLVQLATAQRLAVVDPLAGAPLDPVAELMADPGVEKVMHAPSGDLAAFVLHHDVRPRNVFDTQVAAGFAGYGGSPSLERLLEQAVGVRLRHDEGFTDWSKRPLTPVQIEYAADDVRHLLGAAEALRRRLGDQGRQAWVDEEMEQRYGGGATLVQDPELAWRRVSGRGRLRGEQVSALAAAAAWREREARRRDLPASWLIKDATLIEIARRRPRTARDAESIRGLQLRKGAQLDGLLAAVAAAGPPPAGSSDGDLPGEVRRRVRVVLPLASAVLQARCAEAGVASELVATRAELEALIAGQAMDNDGDHPLLSGWRRELAGESLLRLLRGEVALRVLPRAPHVAEQAR, encoded by the coding sequence ATGGAGCTCGAGCAGATCACGACGGCTGCGGCGCTTGGGCCGCTGCTCGACCAGGCGCGGGCAGAGGGCCGCTGCGCGGTCGACACGGAGTTCGTCTGGGAGCGCACCTACGCGCCCGCCCTGTGCCTGGTGCAACTGGCAACGGCGCAGCGGCTGGCGGTCGTCGACCCGCTGGCGGGCGCGCCGCTCGATCCGGTCGCCGAGCTCATGGCCGACCCGGGCGTCGAGAAGGTCATGCACGCGCCCTCCGGCGACCTGGCCGCGTTCGTCCTCCACCACGACGTGCGCCCGCGCAACGTCTTCGACACGCAGGTGGCGGCGGGCTTCGCCGGCTACGGCGGCTCGCCGTCGCTCGAACGGCTGCTGGAGCAGGCCGTCGGCGTGCGGCTGCGCCACGACGAGGGCTTCACCGACTGGTCGAAGCGGCCGCTGACGCCGGTCCAGATCGAGTACGCGGCCGACGACGTCCGCCACCTGCTGGGCGCGGCCGAGGCACTGCGGAGGCGGCTGGGTGACCAGGGACGGCAGGCGTGGGTCGACGAGGAGATGGAACAGCGCTACGGCGGCGGCGCCACGCTCGTGCAGGATCCCGAGCTGGCCTGGCGCCGCGTCAGCGGCCGCGGCCGCCTGCGCGGCGAGCAGGTGTCCGCGCTGGCCGCCGCCGCGGCGTGGCGCGAGCGCGAGGCGCGCCGCCGCGACCTGCCCGCGTCGTGGCTGATCAAGGACGCGACGCTGATCGAGATCGCCCGCCGGAGGCCGAGGACGGCGCGCGACGCCGAGTCGATCCGCGGCCTCCAGCTGCGCAAGGGCGCGCAGCTCGACGGCCTGCTCGCCGCCGTGGCGGCGGCCGGGCCGCCGCCCGCCGGCTCATCTGACGGCGACCTGCCCGGCGAGGTGCGCCGGCGCGTGCGGGTGGTGCTGCCGCTCGCAAGCGCCGTCCTCCAGGCCAGGTGTGCCGAGGCGGGCGTGGCGTCCGAGCTGGTGGCCACCCGGGCCGAGCTCGAGGCCCTGATCGCGGGCCAGGCCATGGACAACGACGGCGACCATCCCCTGCTCTCCGGGTGGCGGCGCGAGCTGGCCGGGGAGTCGCTCCTGCGGCTGCTGCGGGGCGAGGTCGCGCTGCGCGTCCTGCCGCGCGCCCCCCACGTGGCCGAGCAGGCCCGCTAA
- a CDS encoding NfeD family protein → MVIAVVLLVAEATTSAFVAVYFGLAAVATAALAAAGLGLPVQLAAFAILSVGSLLLTRPALQRAAGKAAGIRTGVDAMQGRIGVVTRPIAELEPGQVKVGGETWTARCYYDEEAIPLGSRVEVVKVEGVTALVIPAPSPRGDSALEQGESDGR, encoded by the coding sequence GTGGTCATTGCGGTCGTGCTGCTTGTCGCCGAAGCCACCACATCGGCGTTCGTCGCCGTCTACTTCGGCCTCGCCGCCGTGGCCACCGCCGCGCTCGCCGCAGCCGGCCTGGGCCTTCCCGTCCAGCTGGCCGCGTTCGCGATCCTCTCGGTCGGAAGCCTGCTCCTCACCCGGCCCGCGCTGCAGCGGGCCGCGGGCAAGGCGGCGGGCATCCGCACCGGCGTCGACGCGATGCAGGGGCGCATCGGCGTCGTCACCCGCCCGATCGCCGAGCTCGAGCCCGGCCAGGTCAAGGTGGGCGGCGAGACGTGGACGGCCCGCTGCTACTACGACGAGGAGGCGATCCCGCTCGGAAGCAGGGTCGAGGTCGTCAAGGTGGAGGGGGTCACGGCGCTCGTGATCCCGGCACCGTCGCCGCGCGGCGACTCCGCGCTCGAGCAGGGAGAATCGGATGGTCGTTGA